A single region of the Marinobacter bohaiensis genome encodes:
- a CDS encoding GFA family protein, whose translation MSDQPTYRGSCFCGDVQFTVKGEPDAMGYCHCESCRRWSAGPVNAFTLWKPDAVEVTRGADNVATYNKTSASYRKWCKTCGGHVFTDHPAMGLTDVYAAVIPDFPFRPAIHVHYQETVLPIKDGLTKMKDVPAEMGGSGETLPE comes from the coding sequence ATGAGCGACCAGCCTACCTACAGGGGGAGCTGTTTCTGCGGAGACGTTCAATTCACGGTGAAGGGGGAGCCGGACGCGATGGGCTACTGTCATTGCGAGTCCTGCCGACGCTGGTCAGCCGGTCCGGTCAATGCGTTTACGCTGTGGAAACCGGACGCGGTTGAAGTGACCCGGGGCGCCGACAACGTCGCAACCTATAACAAGACGTCGGCGAGCTATCGGAAGTGGTGCAAGACCTGTGGCGGCCACGTCTTTACCGATCATCCCGCCATGGGACTGACGGACGTCTACGCCGCGGTGATCCCGGATTTCCCGTTCAGGCCCGCCATCCACGTGCATTACCAGGAGACGGTCCTGCCGATCAAGGACGGTCTGACGAAGATGAAGGATGTCCCGGCGGAGATGGGCGGTTCCGGCGAAACGCTGCCTGAGTAA
- a CDS encoding linear amide C-N hydrolase: MTLSKRSLALLCCLVSALFTAATAYACTRAVYLGPDDRVLTGRSMDWRQEWEGNLWILPRGIERAGRAGPRSVEWTSRYGSVIVTGYEVATADGLNEAGLMVNALWLTDSEYPEDDGETPRLSLSLWAQFVLDRFGSVGEAVSYLRDNPIDVVTGEVPGQPGRLANIHLSLSDKSGDSAIVEWIDGEMRIHHGRQYQVMTNEPVFDDQLAITKYWSKVDGLSFLPGSSRPEDRFARASFLINAVEKHDDQRMAAASVFSVMRNVSAPYGVSIDDQPNLSTTRWRVVADHKDMLYYFESVVSPNLFWVDLKKVDFSNAAGVRKLDLGPRQQHLFAGDVSGEFEPAAPFEFMAAE, encoded by the coding sequence ATGACGCTCTCCAAACGCTCGCTTGCCCTGTTGTGTTGTCTCGTCTCAGCGCTGTTCACCGCCGCCACGGCCTATGCCTGCACCCGCGCCGTCTATCTGGGACCTGACGATCGGGTTCTCACGGGCCGCAGCATGGACTGGCGCCAGGAGTGGGAAGGCAACCTGTGGATCCTGCCGCGCGGCATCGAGCGGGCAGGGCGCGCCGGGCCGCGGTCGGTGGAATGGACGTCCAGGTACGGCAGCGTGATCGTCACCGGCTATGAGGTGGCGACGGCCGACGGACTCAACGAGGCGGGCCTGATGGTCAACGCGCTGTGGCTGACCGATTCCGAGTACCCGGAGGACGATGGCGAGACCCCGCGCCTGTCCCTGTCGCTCTGGGCCCAGTTCGTGCTCGACCGGTTCGGATCGGTGGGCGAGGCGGTGTCGTACCTGCGGGATAACCCCATCGACGTGGTCACCGGCGAGGTGCCCGGCCAGCCGGGGCGTCTGGCGAACATTCACCTGTCGCTGTCGGACAAGTCGGGCGACAGCGCCATTGTCGAGTGGATTGACGGTGAGATGCGCATCCACCACGGCCGGCAGTATCAGGTGATGACCAACGAGCCAGTGTTCGACGACCAGTTGGCGATCACCAAGTACTGGTCGAAAGTGGACGGGTTGAGCTTCCTGCCCGGCAGCAGCCGGCCCGAGGACCGCTTTGCCCGCGCCAGCTTCCTGATCAACGCGGTGGAGAAGCATGACGATCAGCGCATGGCCGCCGCCTCGGTGTTCAGCGTCATGCGCAACGTGTCCGCGCCCTACGGCGTCAGCATCGACGACCAGCCCAACCTCTCCACCACCCGGTGGCGCGTGGTGGCCGACCACAAGGACATGCTCTATTACTTCGAGTCCGTGGTCTCGCCCAATCTGTTCTGGGTGGACCTGAAGAAAGTGGATTTCTCGAACGCCGCCGGCGTGCGCAAACTCGATCTCGGGCCGCGCCAGCAGCACCTGTTCGCCGGTGATGTGTCCGGGGAATTCGAGCCGGCCGCGCCGTTCGAGTTCATGGCGGCGGAGTAG
- a CDS encoding MFS transporter — translation MPALQDPPVRHSRLLIWLAIFLIGLNLRPIMAAIGPVLDTLKLNVGLTDVGAGFLTTLPVFAMGLVALFGGVLQRWISPWKGVGLAVLVIALASLIRGFGHSNEWLILTAAVGGVGIAVVQALMPAYIKNRLGERAGQGMALFTTGIMAGSAVAAGTAAPFAEWLGWPFALSVWSALGLIAAVVWRRSTRHLAPSPAPQRFALPVRSRRAWFLLLFFGIGTSAYTLVLAWLPPFYTQLGHSPAFSGLLLGVLTLIEVGAGLSLSVVLPRFPDRRQLLFTVLALGVAGFLALIVAPNALVWPAIVALGLSIGTMFPLALIVTMEHLDDERAAGALMGFVQGGGYILASLMPLVAGMIRQETADLTNAWLIMLVGTGVQMAMVPFILPGDRLVPGSWRLARAGA, via the coding sequence ATGCCAGCCCTTCAAGATCCGCCCGTTCGCCACAGCCGTCTGTTGATCTGGCTGGCCATTTTCCTGATCGGCCTGAACCTGCGCCCGATCATGGCGGCGATCGGGCCGGTCCTCGATACGCTCAAGCTCAACGTGGGGCTGACCGACGTCGGCGCCGGATTTCTGACCACACTGCCGGTGTTTGCGATGGGCCTGGTGGCCCTGTTCGGCGGCGTCCTGCAACGCTGGATAAGCCCCTGGAAAGGCGTGGGTCTGGCGGTGCTGGTGATCGCCCTGGCCAGCCTGATTCGCGGGTTTGGGCACAGTAACGAATGGCTCATCCTGACGGCCGCCGTGGGCGGCGTCGGCATTGCCGTGGTGCAGGCGCTGATGCCCGCGTACATCAAGAACCGGCTGGGCGAGCGCGCCGGCCAGGGCATGGCGCTGTTCACCACCGGTATCATGGCCGGATCGGCCGTCGCCGCCGGCACCGCCGCTCCGTTCGCCGAGTGGCTGGGGTGGCCGTTTGCCCTGTCGGTGTGGAGCGCGCTGGGGCTCATCGCCGCCGTAGTCTGGCGCCGCTCCACGCGCCACCTTGCCCCCTCTCCCGCGCCGCAGCGGTTTGCCCTGCCCGTACGCTCGCGCCGCGCCTGGTTCCTGCTGTTGTTTTTCGGCATCGGCACCTCGGCCTACACCCTGGTGTTGGCCTGGCTGCCGCCGTTCTACACGCAACTGGGTCACAGCCCCGCTTTCAGTGGCCTGCTGCTGGGCGTGCTGACGCTCATCGAAGTCGGCGCCGGCCTGTCGCTGTCCGTGGTCCTGCCGCGCTTTCCGGATCGCCGCCAGTTGCTGTTCACCGTACTCGCGCTCGGCGTCGCCGGATTCCTGGCCCTGATCGTCGCACCCAACGCGCTGGTCTGGCCGGCGATCGTGGCGCTGGGGCTGTCGATCGGCACGATGTTCCCGCTGGCGCTGATCGTCACTATGGAGCATCTCGACGACGAACGCGCAGCCGGCGCGCTGATGGGCTTCGTGCAGGGCGGCGGCTACATTCTGGCAAGCCTGATGCCGCTGGTGGCGGGCATGATCCGCCAGGAGACAGCGGACCTGACCAATGCCTGGCTGATCATGCTGGTGGGCACCGGCGTCCAGATGGCCATGGTGCCGTTTATCCTGCCGGGGGACCGGCTGGTGCCGGGAAGCTGGCGCCTGGCGCGAGCCGGGGCCTGA
- a CDS encoding membrane-bound PQQ-dependent dehydrogenase, glucose/quinate/shikimate family, which translates to MTSQSDASGGGRWFLSLVGALSALVGIALLVGGVYLITLGGSWYFALMGLATTAAGVLIARKRPAGAWLFGAAFVLTIVWALFDAGLDFWPLVSRLFMFGVMAVVIALCYPALVRASGGRAGRGAFGVAAVLAVALVAGFVHMFQVKPEVVASGAPDVAPSAQGEPDGDWKAWGNTTEGTRFAALDQITRANVKDLEVAWTYRTGDVPESDGFGAEDQATPLQIGDTVYVCTPHNQVFALDADTGEKRWSYDSEATAPNWQRCRGLGYYEQPAPSATAENEPASPAACQRRIFMTTIDARLIALDAESGELCEGFGEAGTVDLTQGMGEVKPGFYTLTAAPLVADDMIIVGGRVADNIEVGEPSGVVRAFNVVTGEKVWSWDLGRTDPNAETDEPYTRATPNVWTSMAYDPELDMVYLPTGNTTPDAWGGQRSERDNKYSSAVVALDRKTGAERWVFQTVHHDLWDYDLPAQPTLYDLPDGQGGTIPALIQITKAGQVFMLNRETGKPIARVEERPAPQGNADGEHYAATQPLSTGLPSIGTQTLTEADMWGATPFDQMMCRIAFKQMRYDGLFTPPGEDLSLQWPGSLGGMNWGSASIDPNSGYLFVNDMRLGLWTKLLPRDTMESQEGGGVEMGAASQTGTPYGSLRNRFMSPMGVPCQEPPFGTMTAIDLKQRKIAWQVPVGTVEDTGPLGIKMHLPVEVGLPTLGPSLATESGMVFFAGTQDYYLRAFDSATGKEVWKQRLPVGSQGGPMSYVSPETGKQYIVVTAGGARQSPDRGDYVIAYALPDGADRK; encoded by the coding sequence ATGACCTCACAATCCGATGCGTCAGGCGGGGGCCGCTGGTTCCTGTCCCTGGTTGGCGCTTTATCAGCGCTCGTCGGCATCGCCCTGCTGGTGGGCGGCGTCTATCTCATTACGCTCGGGGGCAGCTGGTACTTTGCCCTGATGGGGCTGGCCACGACCGCCGCCGGCGTGCTGATCGCCCGCAAGCGTCCGGCGGGCGCCTGGCTGTTTGGAGCCGCCTTCGTTCTTACCATCGTCTGGGCCCTGTTCGATGCGGGGCTGGACTTCTGGCCGCTGGTGTCGCGCCTGTTCATGTTCGGCGTGATGGCCGTGGTGATCGCCCTGTGTTATCCGGCACTGGTACGGGCCAGCGGGGGCCGCGCCGGCCGCGGTGCCTTCGGGGTGGCCGCCGTATTGGCCGTGGCCCTGGTGGCCGGCTTTGTGCACATGTTCCAGGTTAAGCCGGAAGTCGTGGCTTCCGGTGCGCCGGATGTGGCGCCGTCCGCCCAGGGCGAGCCGGACGGCGACTGGAAAGCCTGGGGCAACACCACCGAGGGCACCCGCTTCGCCGCCCTCGATCAGATCACCAGGGCCAACGTGAAGGATCTGGAAGTCGCCTGGACCTACCGCACCGGCGACGTCCCCGAGAGCGACGGCTTCGGCGCCGAGGACCAGGCCACACCGCTGCAGATCGGCGACACCGTCTACGTCTGCACGCCGCACAACCAGGTGTTTGCGCTGGATGCGGATACCGGCGAGAAGCGCTGGTCCTACGATTCCGAAGCGACAGCACCCAACTGGCAGCGCTGTCGCGGATTGGGTTATTACGAGCAGCCGGCCCCGTCGGCGACGGCGGAGAACGAACCCGCATCTCCGGCCGCGTGCCAGCGTCGCATCTTCATGACCACCATCGACGCCCGCCTGATCGCGCTGGACGCCGAGTCCGGCGAGCTGTGCGAGGGCTTTGGTGAGGCCGGCACCGTGGACCTGACCCAGGGCATGGGCGAGGTGAAACCCGGTTTCTACACCCTGACCGCCGCGCCGCTGGTGGCGGATGACATGATCATCGTCGGCGGTCGCGTGGCCGACAACATCGAAGTGGGCGAGCCCAGCGGTGTGGTGCGGGCGTTCAACGTGGTGACCGGCGAGAAAGTCTGGTCCTGGGACCTGGGCCGTACCGATCCCAACGCGGAAACGGACGAACCCTACACCCGCGCCACGCCGAATGTGTGGACCTCCATGGCTTATGATCCCGAGCTGGACATGGTGTACCTGCCCACCGGCAACACCACGCCGGATGCCTGGGGTGGCCAGCGTTCGGAGCGGGACAACAAGTACAGTTCCGCCGTTGTCGCCCTGGACCGCAAGACCGGCGCCGAACGCTGGGTGTTCCAGACCGTACACCATGACCTGTGGGACTACGATCTGCCGGCGCAGCCGACGCTCTACGATCTGCCAGACGGCCAGGGCGGCACCATCCCCGCGCTGATCCAGATCACCAAGGCCGGGCAGGTCTTCATGCTCAACCGCGAAACCGGCAAGCCCATCGCCCGCGTAGAGGAACGTCCGGCGCCCCAGGGCAACGCCGACGGCGAGCACTACGCCGCCACCCAGCCGCTGTCTACCGGTCTGCCGTCCATCGGCACCCAGACCCTGACTGAAGCGGACATGTGGGGCGCCACGCCGTTCGACCAGATGATGTGCCGCATCGCCTTCAAACAGATGCGCTACGACGGCCTGTTTACCCCGCCGGGCGAAGACCTTTCCCTGCAATGGCCCGGCTCGCTGGGCGGCATGAACTGGGGCAGCGCCTCCATCGATCCGAACAGCGGCTACCTGTTCGTCAACGACATGCGCCTGGGGCTGTGGACCAAATTGCTGCCGCGCGACACGATGGAGAGCCAGGAAGGTGGCGGTGTGGAAATGGGCGCCGCCTCCCAGACCGGAACGCCGTATGGCTCCCTGCGGAACCGCTTCATGTCGCCGATGGGCGTGCCTTGTCAGGAGCCGCCGTTCGGCACCATGACCGCCATCGACCTGAAGCAGCGCAAGATCGCCTGGCAGGTGCCGGTGGGCACGGTCGAGGACACCGGCCCGCTGGGCATCAAGATGCACCTGCCGGTGGAAGTCGGGCTGCCGACGCTGGGGCCCAGCCTGGCGACCGAGTCCGGCATGGTGTTCTTCGCCGGCACCCAGGACTACTACCTGCGCGCCTTCGACAGCGCCACCGGCAAAGAGGTGTGGAAACAGCGCCTGCCGGTCGGCAGCCAGGGCGGCCCGATGAGCTACGTCTCGCCGGAAACGGGCAAGCAGTACATCGTCGTTACCGCCGGAGGCGCCCGCCAGTCCCCGGATCGCGGTGACTACGTGATCGCCTACGCCCTGCCTGACGGAGCCGACAGGAAGTAA